In one Silene latifolia isolate original U9 population chromosome 10, ASM4854445v1, whole genome shotgun sequence genomic region, the following are encoded:
- the LOC141606250 gene encoding disease resistance protein RPS2-like, giving the protein MFQNLFLRDQHVYKMAESVQKLFQEARDECKMGKSAVNELLETIGENSEVWKRIVDAADIDSQIKGLQDLKNTIEATLVDADSSQVSSHPQRVVLEKLELGLAKLIDFQNAKAAKLKQKLMREAMFTKEVRWSEAKVVTKIKGITGELNRTWSNEWASNLSTDMVIGRDGDGVKVAGGSDVENDLESGSDSESDSSLSELMDMFQKPETKLLHGVSTSSSIQPNMYVDGLAHLGFLSASVAWEWLRGQVGDLIDSPEIKPFAQQVVANCRNSPLLISVVGSALKAETSPHQWRLAAERLDSRRIGDRDDSLNPYIRYCYDRLKAHDLKTCFLYSALVLENQQIHISVLVNRFITEGLLGRPTMAAYKKANDIVGLLVKASLLEASNETMMVRMHNMIRDSALAILPFSREGRQMFFGHGLRKLGTEQVDKYLIKIGDQLKEPPPLEEWEKATVIFLMDNDFSTLPSKPYCPTLVSLFLQRNRYLRVIPASFFDSMHSLTNLNLSQTRIRSLPNSLFTLKGLQVLILRDCEHLIILPSAIGQLTALEVLDLQGTELLNLPDTISELASLESLKVSFYGSIKNSEYDNLPRKLIGDGIISNLPLEELGMFVYPGDRRWTISVSDITKEVSCLLLTALYFHFPGLESLEYFLQGSPSWNIGNVMDFNFIVGQDFKHALSLVSRDAELMHSSSKRCLRFVNGETIPQGVVEVLKRATSLYLDHHFNICFLSEFGIDNMGALKILILSDCPEVQAIIHHAEGEKVILPSLEYLSLNSLWNLEAIISGHHLFAEESFNRLTFLSLRACPKLTHVFTLSMMKNLPKLEELVIEDCVSLKYIISQDQPGFDEFVVLPCLKVLKLYYLPNLCELGGLTWANVEYMSLYNCPKLKNLRMTTDDTANIKQIAADKAWWDSLEWDEPLLSERLYKLFIQIQIDDL; this is encoded by the coding sequence ATGTTCCAAAACTTGTTCCTAAGAGACCAGCATGTGTACAAAATGGCGGAATCGGTCCAAAAGTTGTTCCAAGAAGCCCGGGATGAGTGCAAAATGGGGAAATCGGCGGTGAATGAGTTGCTTGAAACTATTGGAGAGAATTCAGAAGTTTGGAAAAGAATAGTTGATGCAGCTGACATTGATTCCCAAATAAAAGGTCTCCAGGATCTGAAAAATACCATTGAAGCTACACTTGTTGATGCAGATTCATCGCAGGTGTCCAGTCATCCTCAACGAGTCGTGCTTGAGAAGCTTGAACTTGGACTTGCCAAATTAATCGATTTCCAAAATGCAAAAGCCGCCAAACTCAAGCAGAAACTCATGAGGGAAGCTATGTTCACCAAAGAGGTGCGCTGGTCCGAAGCAAAGGTTGTTACGAAAATCAAGGGTATTACGGGGGAACTGAATCGAACATGGAGTAATGAATGGGCGTCTAATCTGAGTACTGATATGGTAATTGGACGAGATGGAGACGGTGTGAAAGTAGCAGGAGGCTCAGATGTTGAGAACGACTTGGAATCAGGAAGTGATTCAGAGTCAGATTCAAGTCTATCAGAGCTAATGGATATGTTTCAAAAACCCGAAACTAAGTTGCTGCATGGTGTCTCTACTTCATCGTCTATCCAACCAAATATGTATGTAGATGGACTTGCTCATCTCGGGTTTCTCTCTGCTTCGGTTGCTTGGGAATGGCTTCGCGGTCAAGTGGGTGATCTAATTGATTCCCCAGAGATCAAACCCTTTGCTCAGCAAGTTGTTGCCAATTGTCGCAACTCTCCACTGCTAATTTCCGTTGTTGGAAGTGCATTAAAAGCGGAGACCAGTCCCCATCAGTGGAGGCTTGCAGCAGAACGCCTAGATTCTCGTAGAATAGGTGACAGAGATGATTCTTTAAATCCTTATATCAGATATTGTTATGACAGATTAAAAGCTCATGACTTGAAGACATGTTTTTTATATTCTGCTCTCGTCCTAGAGAACCAGCAAATTCACATTTCTGTATTGGTAAACCGCTTTATCACTGAAGGATTGCTTGGTAGGCCGACAATGGCAGCGTATAAAAAAGCAAACGATATTGTAGGACTGCTGGTGAAAGCGTCGTTACTAGAGGCTAGTAACGAGACTATGATGGTTAGGATGCATAATATGATAAGAGATTCTGCGTTAGCAATCCTTCCGTTCAGTAGAGAAGGTCGTCAAATGTTCTTCGGTCATGGATTGCGGAAATTAGGAACTGAACAAGTTGACAAATACTTGATCAAAATTGGTGATCAACTAAAGGAACCTCCACCACTTGAGGAATGGGAGAAAGCTACTGTTATTTTTCTGATGGATAACGATTTCTCAACCCTTCCGAGCAAGCCATATTGCCCAACTCTGGTATCGttattccttcaaagaaaccgatACTTAAGGGTCATACCTGCATCCTTTTTTGATAGTATGCACTCTCTCACAAATTTAAACCTTTCGCAAACCAGAATCAGGTCATTACCCAACTCTTTATTTACCCTCAAAGGCCTCCAAGTTTTAATACTGCGTGATTGTGAGCACTTGATTATACTTCCCTCGGCCATTGGACAACTTACAGCTCTTGAGGTGCTTGATCTTCAAGGGACCGAATTGTTAAATCTGCCTGATACCATCAGTGAACTAGCAAGTTTAGAAAGCTTGAAAGTTTCATTTTATGGGTCCATAAAGAATAGTGAGTATGATAATCTTCCAAGGAAGTTGATTGGAGACGGAATAATTTCAAATCTTCCGCTAGAAGAACTTGGCATGTTTGTATACCCTGGAGATCGACGTTGGACAATTAGTGTATCAGATATAACTAAAGAGGTGAGCTGCTTGTTGTTGACTGCCCTCTATTTTCACTTTCCTGGATTAGAAAGTCTTGAGTATTTTTTGCAAGGAAGTCCATCTTGGAACATTGGCAATGTGATGGATTTTAACTTTATCGTTGGACAAGATTTCAAACACGCGTTATCTCTAGTTTCCAGAGACGCAGAACTAATGCACAGTAGTTCTAAGCGATGTTTGAGGTTCGTTAATGGCGAAACAATTCCTCAAGGTGTGGTGGAGGTACTTAAACGAGCTACTTCCCTTTACTTGGATCATCACTTTAATATTTGTTTTTTATCAGAGTTCGGAATTGATAACATGGGTGCCTTGAAAATACTCATACTGAGTGACTGTCCAGAGGTCCAAGCTATTATACATCACGCAGAAGGCGAAAAGGTTATCCTCCCATCTCTAGAATATTTGAGTCTCAACAGTTTGTGGAACCTCGAAGCGATTATCAGTGGCCATCATCTTTTTGCAGAGGAAAGCTTTAATAGGCTAACATTTCTCTCATTGCGCGCATGTCCTAAATTGACCCATGTTTTCACTTTGTCCATGATGAAGAACCTTCCGAAATTGGAGGAGTTGGTGATTGAGGATTGTGTATCATTGAAGTATATTATCTCTCAAGATCAACCGGGTTTCGATGAATTTGTTGTCCTGCCTTGTTTGAAAGTTCTAAAACTGTATTACCTGCCTAACCTGTGTGAACTGGGGGGACTCACTTGGGCCAATGTAGAGTACATGAGTTTGTACAACTGTCCTAAGCTCAAGAATCTGAGAATGACAACTGATGATACTGCAAACATCAAACAAATAGCCGCGGATAAAGCTTGGTGGGATTCCTTGGAATGGGATGAACCTCTACTATCCGAAAGACTTTACAAGCTTTTCATTCAGATCCAGATTGACGATTTGTAA